From a region of the Opitutia bacterium genome:
- a CDS encoding transglutaminase family protein produces the protein MPTYRVTHETVYTHAATAGAAWQMLQLHPRAEPAQECLDFQLQIEPGAPDLTHRDDFFGNRRHFFSVREPHLALAITCRSVVRRDEPALPLAGLTPPIAQARARTDALVAGAGFALEQYRHATAHVPFLPAAAELAADLGPPELPLMEWIERLGRRFAETFTFDATATDVSTPLADVLATKRGVCQDFTHLFLSCVRQHGVPAAYVSGYLLTNPPPGKPRLRGADAMHAWVSVFVPDFGWVDYDPTNSCFVGAGHIVVARGRDYGDVSPTRGVFTGAAPPPPRVGVTVEPEPAGG, from the coding sequence ATGCCCACCTACCGCGTCACGCACGAAACCGTTTACACGCACGCCGCAACCGCTGGCGCCGCGTGGCAGATGCTGCAACTGCACCCGCGCGCCGAGCCCGCGCAGGAGTGCCTCGACTTCCAGCTGCAAATCGAGCCCGGCGCGCCGGACCTGACGCACCGCGACGATTTTTTCGGCAATCGCCGGCATTTTTTCTCCGTGCGCGAGCCGCATCTCGCGCTCGCGATCACGTGCCGCAGCGTCGTGCGGCGCGACGAGCCAGCGCTCCCGCTCGCAGGCCTGACGCCGCCGATCGCACAGGCGCGGGCGCGCACCGACGCGCTGGTGGCCGGCGCGGGTTTCGCGCTCGAGCAATACCGGCACGCGACGGCGCACGTGCCGTTTTTGCCGGCGGCGGCGGAACTCGCGGCCGATCTCGGCCCGCCGGAACTGCCGTTGATGGAGTGGATCGAGCGGCTCGGCCGGCGTTTCGCGGAGACGTTCACGTTTGATGCGACCGCGACCGACGTGAGCACGCCGCTCGCCGACGTGCTCGCGACGAAGCGCGGCGTTTGCCAGGACTTCACGCACCTGTTCCTCAGCTGCGTGCGCCAGCACGGCGTGCCAGCGGCCTACGTGAGCGGCTACTTGCTGACGAATCCGCCGCCGGGCAAACCACGCCTGCGCGGGGCGGACGCGATGCACGCGTGGGTTTCGGTGTTCGTGCCGGACTTCGGGTGGGTCGACTACGATCCGACGAATTCGTGCTTCGTCGGCGCGGGCCATATCGTCGTGGCGCGCGGCCGCGATTACGGCGACGTGAGTCCGACGCGCGGCGTGTTCACCGGCGCCGCTCCGCCGCCGCCGCGCGTGGGCGTGACGGTCGAGCCGGAGCCGGCGGGCGGGTGA
- a CDS encoding circularly permuted type 2 ATP-grasp protein, whose translation MPTSAKSARPAPLGYAAKGQRYDECVDAAGNLRPGWAQFFDLLGPDPAKALAAADAACHRAIIEQDVSMNVYRGERAGAQTWPLDAMPLILEPGDWAALTRGLRQRAHLFNELLLDLYGEQRVLREGRLPAALAMANPHFLRACAGLGARGGVFLHSYAVDLARSPDGRWWVIDDRLDAPSGLGYSLQNRIITRQGLPEVFHRAPVHRLFQFFKDYRASLESLAPEKQAEPRVVLLSPGPANETYHEQAYLARYLGYTLVEGEDLTTRDGRVFLRTVGGLKRADVVLRRLDSEFCDPLELDAHSLLGVPGLLQAAHAGGVGLANLPGARALESPGVLAFLRPLCRQILGEEMLLPNVATWWCGQPGARDYVLEHLDDLVVKPTFRTRDSAPPRYGAWMGKAGRAALAEHIRAEPTAWCAQERVFHGTTPGWHEGRLRPMPFLLRLFVTWHDGDYVVLPGGLTRCNPRGEDMIVSLQQGSVSKDTWVLHDGAPTPLPAFVTSRPADSLRNPAATPSRRANDLFWLGRYLERCSQLARKFEKIDALLHDEIAHLDSSVPADALRLLAWALDVPWTDDVPLAAQAAQLKEAGANSAHLGGLAANLGNLVRLLEQLKAHLPHEGWQLLRQLRQRRVSTDAAACAALRQQLSAAESLSNEAMPRDTAWRFLDLGRRVERGQQTLQLVRVLLFPSVGAPTTEFRLQSALHLADSLFTYRSAYHGQLDTSGALDWLLLSEANPRSFRFQAERIYEHLRELPADFAPRAVDALRALAFRLQSAVRLAEANGLAADPARASAVAAELQSSLGTLSERLAEIYFAHTALR comes from the coding sequence ATGCCCACGTCCGCCAAGTCCGCCCGTCCCGCTCCGCTTGGCTACGCCGCCAAGGGGCAACGCTACGACGAGTGCGTGGACGCCGCCGGCAATTTGCGTCCCGGTTGGGCGCAGTTTTTCGACCTGCTCGGACCGGACCCGGCCAAGGCGCTCGCGGCGGCCGACGCTGCGTGTCACCGCGCCATCATCGAACAGGACGTGAGCATGAACGTCTATCGCGGCGAGCGCGCCGGCGCGCAGACGTGGCCGCTCGACGCCATGCCGCTCATCCTCGAACCGGGTGATTGGGCGGCGCTCACGCGCGGACTGCGGCAGCGCGCGCATCTGTTCAACGAGCTGCTGCTTGATCTCTACGGCGAACAGCGCGTGTTGCGCGAAGGCCGGCTGCCGGCGGCGCTCGCGATGGCCAACCCGCATTTCCTCCGCGCGTGCGCGGGACTCGGCGCGCGCGGCGGCGTGTTTCTCCACTCTTACGCCGTCGACCTCGCGCGCTCGCCCGACGGACGCTGGTGGGTGATCGATGACCGCCTCGATGCGCCATCCGGCCTCGGCTACTCGCTGCAGAATCGCATCATCACGCGCCAGGGTTTGCCCGAGGTTTTCCACCGCGCGCCGGTGCACCGCCTGTTTCAGTTCTTCAAGGACTACCGCGCCTCGCTCGAGTCGCTCGCGCCCGAAAAGCAGGCGGAGCCGCGCGTCGTCCTGCTCTCGCCCGGCCCGGCGAACGAAACCTACCACGAGCAAGCCTATCTCGCGCGCTACCTCGGCTACACGCTCGTCGAAGGCGAAGACCTCACCACGCGCGACGGTCGCGTTTTTCTGCGCACGGTCGGCGGCTTGAAGCGCGCCGATGTCGTGCTGCGCCGCCTCGACTCCGAGTTCTGTGATCCGCTCGAACTCGACGCGCACTCGCTGCTCGGCGTGCCCGGCTTGTTGCAGGCGGCGCACGCCGGTGGCGTCGGACTCGCGAATCTCCCCGGCGCGCGCGCGCTGGAGTCGCCGGGCGTGCTCGCGTTCCTGCGTCCGCTTTGCCGGCAGATTCTCGGCGAGGAAATGCTGTTGCCCAACGTCGCGACGTGGTGGTGCGGGCAACCCGGCGCGCGCGACTACGTGTTGGAGCACCTCGACGATCTCGTCGTGAAGCCCACGTTTCGCACGCGCGACTCTGCGCCGCCGCGCTACGGCGCGTGGATGGGCAAGGCCGGCCGCGCCGCGCTCGCGGAGCATATCCGCGCTGAGCCCACCGCTTGGTGCGCGCAGGAACGCGTCTTTCACGGCACGACCCCCGGCTGGCACGAAGGCCGCCTGCGCCCGATGCCGTTTTTGCTCCGTCTGTTCGTCACGTGGCACGACGGCGACTACGTCGTGTTGCCCGGCGGACTCACCCGCTGCAACCCGCGCGGCGAGGACATGATCGTCTCGCTCCAGCAAGGCAGCGTGAGCAAGGACACCTGGGTGCTGCACGACGGCGCGCCGACGCCGCTGCCGGCCTTCGTCACATCGCGGCCGGCCGACAGCCTGCGCAATCCCGCCGCGACGCCCAGCCGCCGCGCGAACGATCTCTTCTGGCTTGGCCGCTACCTCGAGCGCTGCAGCCAGCTCGCGCGCAAGTTCGAGAAAATCGACGCGCTGCTGCACGACGAGATCGCGCACCTCGATTCCTCCGTGCCGGCCGACGCCCTGCGCCTGCTCGCGTGGGCGCTGGATGTGCCGTGGACGGACGACGTCCCGCTCGCGGCCCAAGCCGCGCAGCTGAAGGAGGCCGGCGCCAATTCCGCGCACCTCGGCGGCCTCGCGGCGAATCTCGGCAATCTCGTGCGCTTGCTCGAACAACTGAAGGCGCACCTGCCGCACGAAGGCTGGCAGCTGCTCCGTCAGCTCCGGCAGCGCCGCGTCTCGACCGACGCCGCCGCGTGCGCCGCGTTGCGCCAGCAACTTTCCGCCGCCGAGAGTCTCTCGAACGAGGCGATGCCGCGTGACACCGCGTGGCGCTTCCTCGATCTCGGCCGGCGCGTCGAACGCGGCCAGCAAACGCTGCAACTCGTCCGCGTGCTGCTCTTCCCGTCGGTCGGCGCGCCCACGACCGAGTTTCGCCTGCAGAGCGCGCTCCACCTCGCCGACTCGCTTTTCACCTACCGCAGCGCCTACCACGGCCAGCTCGACACCAGCGGCGCGCTCGACTGGCTGCTGCTCTCCGAGGCGAACCCGCGCAGCTTCCGCTTCCAAGCCGAGCGCATCTACGAGCACCTGCGCGAGCTGCCCGCGGACTTCGCACCGCGCGCGGTCGATGCGTTGCGCGCGCTCGCGTTCCGCCTGCAGAGCGCGGTGCGGCTCGCCGAGGCGAACGGCCTTGCGGCCGATCCCGCGCGCGCGTCCGCCGTTGCCGCGGAGCTGCAATCCAGCCTCGGGACGCTCAGCGAGCGGCTCGCCGAAATCTATTTCGCGCACACCGCGCTGCGTTGA